In Deltaproteobacteria bacterium, the genomic window AGAAATACGGCGGCACCTCCGTCGGCATGGTGGAACGCATCCGCAACGTCGCCAGGCGCGTGGCGGCCGCGCGCGAAGCCGGGAACGACGTGGTGGTGGTGGTATCGGCCATGTCCGGCGAGACCAACCGCCTGCTGAACCTGGCCAACCAGGTCTCCGCGCACGTGGACGATCGGGAGATCGACGTGCTCCTGGCGTCGGGAGAACAGGTGTCGTGCGCGCTGCTGGCGCTGGCGCTCAAGGACCTGGGCCAGGCGGCGCGCTCGTTTCTCGGTCACCAGGTGCGCATTGCCACCGACAGCGTGTACGGCCGGGCGCGCATCAAGAGCATCGACGCCACCCGTGTGCTGGAGGCGCTCGAGCGCCGGGAGGTGGTGGTGGTGGCGGGCTTCCAGGGAGTGGACGAGGACGACAACATCACCACCCTGGGGCGCGGCGGCTCGGACACGAGCGCCGTGGCCATGGCCGCCGCCCTGAACGCCGCGGTGTGCGAGGTCTACACGGACGTGGACGGCATCTACACGGCCGATCCCTTCGTGTGCCCGCGCGCCCGAAAACTGGATCGCATTACCTACGACGAAATGCTGGAGATGGCCAGCATGGGCGCCCGCGTGCTGCAGATCCGCTCGGTGGAGCTGGCGAAGAAGTTCGGCGTCCCGGTGCACCTGCGTTCGAGTTTCAACGACGTCGAGGGCACTTGGCTGGTCGAGGAGGACGAACAGATGGATGATTCGGTTCTGGTTTCGGCAGTGACCTGCAACAACGACGAAGCCAAGATCACCATCCGCGGGGTGCCGGATCGCGCCGGCCTCGCGGCGCAGATCTTCGGCCCCATCGCGGACGCCAACATCGTCGTGGACATGATCATCCAGAACGCCGGCGAGGACGGCACCACCGACGTGACCTTCACGG contains:
- a CDS encoding aspartate kinase — encoded protein: MALIVQKYGGTSVGMVERIRNVARRVAAAREAGNDVVVVVSAMSGETNRLLNLANQVSAHVDDREIDVLLASGEQVSCALLALALKDLGQAARSFLGHQVRIATDSVYGRARIKSIDATRVLEALERREVVVVAGFQGVDEDDNITTLGRGGSDTSAVAMAAALNAAVCEVYTDVDGIYTADPFVCPRARKLDRITYDEMLEMASMGARVLQIRSVELAKKFGVPVHLRSSFNDVEGTWLVEEDEQMDDSVLVSAVTCNNDEAKITIRGVPDRAGLAAQIFGPIADANIVVDMIIQNAGEDGTTDVTFTVPRKDHPKAMELIEKTAPLIQAKGVASDTRVAKVSVVGVGVRTHAGVAAKMFKALADQSINIEMISTSEIKVSVVVNEEDSHRAVDSLHASLIEGQVRA